In bacterium, the genomic window ACAGACTTTATACTAGAAATTATAGGTGTATAACTTACTAACTCCTTAACAATTTTGACTATTGACACACCAACTGTATATTCTTTTCCAAATACAAAACCTTTAACATTAGTAATGCTTCTAATGGATGCGGATTTTGTAACTTCACTATAAAAATAATGATTTCCTCGATCATCCATCCAAGTGCTTGGAAATATCGCAATCAATTCGCCTTTATCTCTTAATAAGTCTATAGCTTTGAGTATAAAATACATATACAAATTTGAAGTCTTTTTTAAGCCTTTAAATAAACTATCTGAAAGTAATTTATCTTTATTTATGCCAAAATGATCAAGATTGTTGATTTTTTCCTGCCGTACATATGGTGGGTTCATGACGATTGCATCATAATGAGATTGATCGTTTATACTTAAAAAATCCATGTTATATAGACGAATATGATTACTTGACCTGGAGATTACTTCATTAAATTTTTCGTATAGTGTTGGATCAATTTCATATCCAGTTATAGCATTATATCCGATATGCATGAGTTCGGAAATAAAGACTCCATGACCAAAACAAGGATCAAGCACAAATGAATTTTTATTAGCAGTAAGTAACGATACCATATATTTAGCTATAATCTCTGGAGTAAACACTTGTCCTAAATCAAATTTCATAAGAATTTACCCCTTTCTCACTGAATATTATAAACATAATATACTTTTTACGATTATACCACATTTATAAAAAACTTTAAAGCCTCCTAGCCAAACTGTCCACTCTAAATTCTCATTAACATAATTAGCAAGTTTTGTAAGCAGCTAATCACTATACTGTTTCCTGCCATTTTATATAGTTGTGTATCCGATGTTCCAGATGAAAGTACTACATCAATACAGTTGTCATTCCACCCCATCAACCTCCAACACTCTCTAGGTGTCAGTCTCCTAATTGATATTAGATCATCTTTATCAACAACTACTCCTATGTCATTTGGCGATGTTTTGAGTGTTGGAATCATATTTTTTTGAACAACTCCTCTTTTTTGGTGCGTTCTATTGGTGTATATACCATCTCCAACATGAGCCAATGCATATCCTTGTTTTGTCTTTTGAGGAACCATGATGAAGTTATCAGTTGCTCTACTACCAGGGCATGTGCTAATTGTGTAAGCATATTCACTATTTTCATCATGTAATCGAAATCTATTCCCTCGAATGAATCCATTACGATCATTTGTATCCGAAAGATTTCTAATAAGTCTTTCGCTCAAAAAATACTTTTCTGAAACATGCTTTTCCAAATAATCATTTAACTTGTTTTCAAGTTTTATCTTTGTTGGAAAAATATAGTTCTTGGTATCAAGTGTACTGACCATAAACACTCTCTCTCTATTTTGAGGGATACCATAATCTT contains:
- the dcm gene encoding DNA (cytosine-5-)-methyltransferase, which gives rise to MLKVVELFAGIGAQAQALKDANIEHEIVAISEIDKYALKVYEALHGKPNNLGNIKEIEVLPTADLWTYSFPCTDISLAGQMKGFDRDSDTGSSLLWEVERLINNAAIKGNLPKYLLMENVKNLVSKRFIGLFNEWKSFLESHGYRNYYQVLNAKDYGIPQNRERVFMVSTLDTKNYIFPTKIKLENKLNDYLEKHVSEKYFLSERLIRNLSDTNDRNGFIRGNRFRLHDENSEYAYTISTCPGSRATDNFIMVPQKTKQGYALAHVGDGIYTNRTHQKRGVVQKNMIPTLKTSPNDIGVVVDKDDLISIRRLTPRECWRLMGWNDNCIDVVLSSGTSDTQLYKMAGNSIVISCLQNLLIMLMRI